A window of the Eulemur rufifrons isolate Redbay chromosome 6, OSU_ERuf_1, whole genome shotgun sequence genome harbors these coding sequences:
- the CHRM4 gene encoding muscarinic acetylcholine receptor M4, producing MANFTPVNGSSGNQSVRLVTSSHNRYETVEMVFIATVTGSLSLVTVVGNILVMLSIKVNRQLQTVNNYFLFSLACADLIIGAFSMNLYTVYIIKGYWPLGAVVCDLWLALDYVVSNASVMNLLIISFDRYFCVTKPLTYPARRTTKMAGLMIAAAWVLSFVLWAPAILFWQFVVGKRTVPDNQCFIQFLSNPAVTFGTAIAAFYLPVVIMTVLYIHISLASRSRVHKHRPEGPKEKKAKTLAFLKSPLMKQSVKKPPPGEATREELRNGKLEEAPPPALPPPPRPVADKDTSNESSSGSATQNTKERPPTELSTTEATTPAMPAPPLQPRALNPASKWSKIQIVTKQTGNECVTAIEIVPATPAGMRPAANVARKFASIARNQVRKKRQMAARERKVTRTIFAILLAFILTWTPYNVMVLVNTFCQSCIPDTVWSIGYWLCYVNSTINPACYALCNATFKKTFRHLLLCQYRNIGTAR from the coding sequence ATGGCCAACTTCACGCCAGTCAACGGCAGCTCGGGCAACCAGTCCGTGCGCCTGGTCACGTCAAGCCACAACCGCTACGAGACAGTGGAGATGGTCTTCATTGCCACCGTGACAGGCTCGCTGAGCCTGGTCACTGTCGTCGGCAACATCCTGGTGATGCTGTCCATCAAGGTCAACAGGCAGCTGCAGACAGTCAACAACTACTTCCTGTTCAGCCTGGCCTGCGCCGATCTCATCATAGGCGCCTTCTCTATGAACCTCTACACCGTGTACATCATCAAGGGCTACTGGCCCCTGGGCGCCGTGGTCTGTGACCTGTGGCTGGCCCTGGACTACGTGGTGAGCAATGCCTCGGTCATGAACCTTCTCATTATCAGCTTTGACCGCTACTTCTGCGTCACCAAGCCCCTCACCTACCCCGCCCGGCGCACCACCAAGATGGCAGGTCTTATGATTGCCGCTGCCTGGGTCTTGTCCTTCGTGCTCTGGGCGCCTGCCATCTTGTTCTGGCAGTTTGTGGTGGGCAAGCGGACAGTGCCTGACAACCAGTGCTTCATCCAGTTCCTGTCCAACCCGGCCGTGACCTTCGGCACAGCCATCGCTGCCTTCTACCTGCCCGTGGTCATCATGACGGTGCTCTACATTCACATCTCCCTGGCCAGCCGCAGCCGGGTTCACAAGCACCGGCCGGAAGGCCCAAAGGAGAAGAAGGCCAAGACCCTGGCCTTCCTCAAGAGCCCCCTGATGAAGCAGAGTGTCAAGAAACCTCCGCCAGGAGAAGCCACCCGGGAAGAGCTGCGCAATGGGAAGCTCGAAGAGGCCCCtccaccagccctgcccccaccgccACGCCCAGTGGCCGACAAGGACACTTCCAATGAGTCCAGCTCAGGCAGTGCCACACAGAACACCAAGGAGCGACCACCCACAGAGCTGTCGACCACAGAGGCCACCACACCTGCCatgcctgcccctcccctgcagccaCGGGCCCTGAACCCGGCCTCAAAATGGTCCAAGATCCAGATTGTGACGAAGCAGACGGGCAATGAGTGTGTGACAGCCATTGAGATTGTGCCTGCCACGCCAGCTGGCATGCGTCCTGCGGCCAACGTGGCCCGCAAGTTTGCCAGCATTGCTCGCAACCAGGTGCGAAAGAAGCGGCAGATGGCGGCCCGGGAGCGCAAGGTGACCCGGACCATCTTTGCCATTCTGCTAGCCTTCATCCTCACCTGGACGCCCTACAACGTCATGGTCCTGGTGAACACCTTCTGCCAGAGCTGCATCCCTGACACGGTGTGGTCCATCGGCTACTGGCTCTGCTACGTGAACAGCACCATCAACCCTGCCTGCTACGCTCTCTGCAACGCCACCTTTAAAAAGACCTTCCGGCACCTGCTGCTATGCCAGTATCGTAACATTGGCACTGCCAGGTAG
- the MDK gene encoding midkine, with translation MQHRGFLLLALLALLALTSAVAKKKDKVKKGGPGSECAEWTWGPCTPSSKDCGVGFREGTCGTQTQRSRCRVPCNWKKEFGADCKYKFESWGACDGGTGTKVRQGTLKKARYNAQCQETIRVTKPCTPKTKAKAKAKKGKGKD, from the exons ATGCAGCACCGAGGCTTCCTCCTCCTCGCCCTCCTCGCCCTGCTGGCGCTCACCTCCGCGGTGGCCAAAAAGAAAG ACAAGGTGAAGAAGGGCGGCCCGGGGAGCGAGTGCGCGGAGTGGACCTGGGGGCCCTGCACCCCCAGCAGCAAGGACTGCGGCGTGGGGTTCCGCGAGGGCACCTGCGGGACCCAGACCCAGCGCAGCCGGTGCAGGGTGCCCTGCAACTGGAAGAAAGAGTTTGGAG CCGACTGCAAGTACAAGTTTGAGAGCTGGGGGGCGTGTGATGGGGGCACAGGCACCAAAGTCCGCCAAGGCACCCTGAAGAAGGCGCGCTACAATGCCCAGTGCCAGGAGACCATCCGCGTGACCAAGCCCTGCACCCCCAAGACCAAAGCCAAGGCCAAAG ccaagaaagggaaggggaaggactAG